One Vallitalea pronyensis genomic region harbors:
- a CDS encoding LacI family DNA-binding transcriptional regulator translates to MVSVTIKDIAKVAGVAHSTVSRALNDSKSISDETKVRIRDIAMELGYSPNVSARSLVLDRSYNIGLFFTTMDKGTAVSFFYDVVRSVNKVIRDEYNLMVRGIDDYRHFHLISKKNFDGIVIMSQSKSDDAFITTVHERQIPMVVLNREVEMPVCNILINDRTGVFHATEYLIQNGHRKIGIIEGKEDFRSTQLRKQGYVDAHHHYDLPLYDGFAVRGDYSTESGYEAMMGLLERDVLPTAVFCSNDEMAMGAINAVSRKGLRIPEDISIMGYDDSMFAGYLTPRLTTVKRPVDEMGKKGAAKLLDLINDNRASGERYYMNVQIVERDSIRKL, encoded by the coding sequence ATGGTGAGTGTAACCATCAAAGATATTGCGAAGGTAGCAGGTGTTGCCCACTCAACAGTATCTAGGGCTTTAAATGACAGCAAATCCATTAGTGACGAAACAAAGGTCAGAATACGGGACATAGCCATGGAACTAGGGTACAGCCCTAATGTCAGTGCTAGGAGTTTGGTTCTGGACCGGTCTTATAATATTGGATTGTTCTTTACAACCATGGATAAAGGTACAGCAGTGTCCTTTTTTTATGATGTGGTAAGAAGTGTTAACAAAGTGATTCGAGATGAGTATAATCTGATGGTTAGAGGTATTGATGATTACCGTCATTTTCATTTAATTAGTAAGAAGAATTTTGATGGTATTGTGATCATGAGTCAGAGTAAGTCAGATGATGCATTTATAACAACAGTGCACGAGCGGCAGATTCCAATGGTTGTCCTTAATAGAGAAGTGGAGATGCCTGTATGTAATATACTCATTAATGATAGAACAGGTGTGTTTCATGCCACCGAGTACCTTATTCAAAATGGACATCGTAAGATCGGCATCATTGAAGGGAAAGAAGATTTTCGTTCAACCCAGTTAAGAAAACAAGGCTATGTGGATGCCCATCATCACTATGATTTGCCATTATATGATGGCTTTGCAGTTAGAGGTGACTATAGTACAGAGAGTGGTTATGAAGCAATGATGGGGCTTCTTGAACGTGACGTCTTACCTACAGCTGTTTTTTGCAGTAACGATGAAATGGCCATGGGAGCCATCAATGCCGTTAGTAGAAAAGGACTGCGTATTCCAGAAGATATATCCATTATGGGTTATGATGATAGCATGTTCGCAGGGTATTTAACACCAAGGTTAACAACGGTGAAACGTCCTGTTGATGAGATGGGTAAGAAAGGTGCTGCCAAGTTGTTAGATTTGATTAATGACAACCGTGCTAGTGGAGAACGGTATTATATGAACGTACAGATTGTAGAACGTGATTCCATTAGAAAGTTGTAA
- a CDS encoding DUF1893 domain-containing protein — protein sequence MIDKRGAAMGAINLSEEMKGIIEHIKHGDLTCMVEYKGEVVFRSKDKGVKPLMDYIALNKDYSPITVKDKIMGKGAMVLAIKGMAHEVITPIISEKALHLAHQYGIHVFYEKVVPYIVNRTGTGSCPIEASVDGIDTIEEAYQAIVKTLEQLRKGMKS from the coding sequence ATGATAGACAAGCGAGGTGCAGCTATGGGAGCAATTAATTTATCAGAAGAAATGAAGGGGATCATTGAGCATATTAAGCATGGTGATTTGACATGTATGGTTGAATATAAAGGGGAGGTTGTTTTTCGTTCTAAGGATAAGGGTGTTAAACCCCTTATGGATTATATAGCCTTAAATAAGGATTATTCGCCCATTACCGTTAAGGATAAGATTATGGGGAAAGGGGCTATGGTATTAGCCATTAAAGGTATGGCTCATGAAGTCATAACACCTATTATTAGCGAAAAAGCATTACATTTAGCCCATCAGTATGGTATACATGTGTTTTATGAAAAAGTAGTCCCTTATATTGTTAATCGAACAGGTACAGGGTCTTGCCCTATTGAGGCATCTGTGGATGGTATAGATACCATTGAGGAAGCATATCAAGCGATTGTTAAGACACTTGAACAATTAAGAAAGGGTATGAAAAGCTAA
- a CDS encoding MerR family transcriptional regulator, whose amino-acid sequence MDLIKITELSKKLNISSRSLRYYEQVGLIKSIRPDHERYRYFDKQTVERLKQILILRKMQIPIKHIIHIYESDDMRTVVKVFMHKLDEIDNDVNALYKLRKIVNRFLETMHENGIDKISALPLLYEKMEKQLDRLEENIHQPITYKEIDLLSKELQKNIDIRIVELPKMRVLSSYLKDTHLTESNPDSFWTWINEHELPLGKVGNHAMFDFQSMSNPEEYQTVTMIALSNEFHNDSPYEDYLFEGGLFAVASTFVYDGLSACHDQIIEHFHHNKFYQVDYQHDGTFRHPSLIETVLSPDGKNDKVDIFVPIKKRVADDSLFDQVIMIDAITVDQVEKSSPILKSYNINLEDITPILNPSYTINEDGEAEYIAYIDKRVLSTNIKLPIPFRVDITFRVDTASLRLYHGKAAIGVNDGHIFDMGGNTKDLYVYTPVFGTEEIYSDKININRNGYNTLTWIVGEQYFTVILNGEIVHCGTNYPYMQTVNKKFEPHPVIIGSSSYDKVIIRSVRVSKVKQKKKNIIKEGELIMAARQSNNTLPNIYNLVTWHYGQNYVLNGCMAYLMACLGEKDYDYWFFSGVTGDNLTQVYGFKYADMHTCLSKVLFSEPYIQKIFDTCGYEQTYVTEKQLNANKEMFLQTAMAYIDKGIPIIARISNEPGYARIICGYEEFGKTLLYLDGDDKEAKKQKVEGDIKEDWIFVGSKKENIELAQIYRKAIMGIPNLITMPKTNNCTFGAQAFRDWAMDIEHGRFDGVTEDAFDQWRDHTVYVCNYATNCCCYEFLNRAIAHNPDMTFIKDIQDIYDNQKLVIMEKMKKVGGDFNVTLPTLKDREKRKKIAMVLREFAASYDDILAIFNQINT is encoded by the coding sequence ATGGATTTAATTAAAATCACAGAATTATCAAAAAAGCTCAATATCTCATCCCGTAGCTTGCGTTATTATGAACAAGTGGGACTAATAAAAAGCATAAGACCAGACCATGAAAGATACCGGTATTTTGATAAACAGACAGTCGAACGGCTAAAACAGATTCTCATACTTCGTAAAATGCAAATACCCATAAAACATATTATTCACATTTATGAAAGTGACGATATGCGTACAGTTGTGAAAGTTTTTATGCACAAACTGGATGAAATTGATAACGATGTAAATGCTCTTTATAAGCTTCGTAAAATTGTGAACCGGTTTTTGGAAACCATGCATGAAAACGGCATTGATAAAATATCAGCACTGCCCTTATTATATGAGAAGATGGAAAAACAGCTTGATAGGCTAGAAGAAAACATACATCAACCCATCACTTACAAAGAAATTGATCTTCTATCGAAAGAATTACAAAAAAATATCGACATACGTATTGTCGAACTGCCTAAGATGCGGGTTTTATCCTCTTACTTAAAAGATACACATCTTACAGAATCTAATCCAGACAGTTTCTGGACATGGATCAATGAGCATGAACTTCCATTAGGCAAGGTCGGGAACCATGCCATGTTTGATTTTCAGAGTATGTCTAACCCTGAAGAATACCAAACAGTTACAATGATTGCCCTATCCAACGAATTTCATAATGACAGTCCCTATGAGGATTATCTGTTTGAAGGCGGTTTATTTGCTGTAGCCAGCACTTTTGTATATGACGGTCTAAGTGCTTGTCATGATCAAATCATTGAGCATTTTCATCATAATAAGTTCTATCAGGTTGATTATCAACATGATGGAACATTCCGTCATCCTTCACTTATTGAAACCGTACTATCACCAGATGGCAAAAACGATAAAGTGGATATCTTTGTACCCATTAAGAAACGTGTAGCGGATGATTCTCTTTTTGACCAAGTGATTATGATAGACGCCATCACCGTTGACCAAGTAGAAAAATCCAGCCCAATTCTTAAAAGTTACAACATTAACTTAGAGGATATCACACCTATTTTAAACCCTTCATACACAATCAACGAAGATGGTGAAGCTGAATACATCGCTTATATTGATAAACGTGTATTATCAACCAATATAAAACTTCCCATACCATTTCGAGTAGACATTACGTTTAGAGTTGATACGGCAAGTCTAAGACTATACCATGGCAAAGCAGCCATAGGGGTTAATGATGGTCATATATTTGATATGGGAGGGAATACAAAAGACCTCTATGTCTATACACCCGTGTTTGGCACTGAAGAAATATATAGCGATAAAATAAACATCAACAGGAACGGCTACAATACGTTAACTTGGATCGTCGGTGAACAATATTTTACGGTTATCCTAAACGGTGAAATTGTACATTGTGGCACCAATTATCCCTATATGCAGACAGTTAATAAGAAATTTGAACCCCATCCTGTTATCATCGGTTCCAGCTCTTATGATAAAGTTATTATCCGTTCCGTAAGGGTGTCAAAGGTTAAACAAAAGAAAAAAAATATAATAAAAGAAGGTGAATTGATCATGGCTGCACGACAAAGTAATAATACCCTACCTAACATTTATAATCTTGTCACATGGCACTATGGACAAAATTATGTTCTGAATGGTTGTATGGCCTATCTCATGGCATGTCTTGGTGAAAAAGACTATGATTATTGGTTCTTTTCTGGCGTTACAGGTGATAATCTAACACAGGTTTATGGTTTTAAATACGCTGATATGCATACGTGTTTATCAAAGGTTTTATTTAGCGAACCTTATATTCAAAAAATCTTTGATACATGCGGCTATGAGCAAACGTATGTTACAGAAAAACAGTTAAATGCAAATAAAGAAATGTTTCTTCAAACAGCCATGGCTTATATTGATAAAGGCATCCCTATTATAGCACGCATAAGCAATGAACCAGGATATGCAAGAATCATATGTGGCTATGAAGAATTTGGTAAAACATTACTTTACCTTGACGGTGATGATAAGGAAGCTAAGAAACAAAAGGTAGAAGGTGATATTAAAGAGGATTGGATATTTGTGGGTTCTAAAAAAGAAAATATTGAACTAGCCCAGATTTACAGAAAAGCCATTATGGGTATACCCAATCTCATCACAATGCCTAAGACTAATAATTGTACTTTTGGAGCACAAGCATTTCGTGATTGGGCAATGGATATTGAGCATGGTAGATTTGATGGTGTAACAGAAGATGCCTTCGACCAATGGCGGGATCATACTGTATATGTCTGCAACTATGCAACCAATTGCTGCTGCTATGAATTCCTAAATAGAGCAATAGCACATAATCCTGATATGACATTCATAAAAGATATCCAAGACATCTATGACAATCAAAAACTGGTGATCATGGAAAAAATGAAAAAAGTAGGTGGTGATTTTAACGTAACCCTTCCTACACTCAAAGACCGTGAGAAACGAAAAAAAATAGCTATGGTATTAAGAGAATTTGCCGCTTCGTATGATGATATACTGGCGATTTTCAATCAAATAAATACATGA